A window of the Bacillus marinisedimentorum genome harbors these coding sequences:
- a CDS encoding M4 family metallopeptidase, protein MRKKGSMISMAMSIAVAASFLVMPSVQAVTHPSGAAASNEKVNGSNGNVPLFVKEKAAGKMGASNAENALAYLEKNIHKVNIQKPEETLKVKKVQEDKLGKTHIRFQQTQDGYPVEGAEIIVHFDKENRVELVNGHRNDLVGQKPLTGKIKVSEENALAIAKQVTGAPAELPYPPNTELVVYPTGSSLILTYKINVNFLGEHPGNWFVFINAETGQVVDKYNSIMHTGSDGSVTGFGIGVLGDKREMHVSRQKEGSTMFALADRTHEGLEGIFTYDMKNSWDYYGLPGDLFLDSDAAWISEYQKPAVDAHYNSEKVYEYFMEEHNRNSIDGNGMAIKSSVHYGENYNNAFWNGYQMTYGDGDGKFFIPLSAGLDVAGHEMAHGVTSHSAGLKYRFQSGALNEAFSDIFGALIDEEDWEVGEDIMADEAVASGRESLRSLSDPSKYPVGSAYVPYGDGSGMYPSHMDEYYDLPIELDNGGVHINSSIINHAAYITGKQIGKEALGQIYYRALTVYLTPESNFSEARSSIIQSAVDLYGEGSEEARAAADGFNQVGITE, encoded by the coding sequence CATCAAATGAAAAGGTTAACGGAAGCAACGGAAATGTACCGCTGTTTGTAAAAGAGAAAGCTGCGGGTAAAATGGGAGCGAGCAATGCGGAAAACGCACTTGCGTACCTCGAAAAGAATATACATAAGGTAAATATTCAAAAACCTGAAGAAACACTGAAAGTGAAAAAAGTGCAGGAGGACAAGCTGGGTAAGACTCATATCCGTTTTCAGCAGACACAGGACGGTTATCCGGTAGAAGGTGCAGAGATCATTGTCCATTTCGATAAAGAGAATAGAGTGGAACTTGTCAACGGACATCGCAATGATCTTGTTGGACAGAAACCGCTAACCGGCAAAATCAAGGTTTCGGAAGAAAACGCACTGGCGATTGCCAAACAGGTGACAGGCGCACCTGCTGAACTGCCGTATCCGCCGAATACAGAATTGGTTGTTTACCCAACTGGCAGCAGCCTTATCCTCACATATAAAATCAATGTGAATTTCTTAGGGGAACACCCGGGGAATTGGTTTGTTTTCATTAATGCTGAAACAGGGCAAGTCGTTGATAAATATAACAGCATTATGCACACAGGCAGTGACGGCAGTGTAACCGGGTTTGGCATAGGTGTCCTTGGGGATAAACGGGAAATGCATGTATCCAGGCAAAAAGAAGGTTCCACAATGTTTGCACTTGCGGATAGAACCCATGAAGGCCTTGAAGGGATTTTTACGTATGACATGAAAAACTCCTGGGATTATTATGGGCTGCCGGGCGATCTGTTCCTGGACAGTGATGCGGCCTGGATCAGCGAATATCAGAAGCCGGCAGTTGACGCCCACTACAATTCTGAAAAAGTATATGAGTACTTCATGGAAGAACATAACCGTAATTCCATCGATGGAAATGGTATGGCGATCAAGTCTTCGGTTCACTATGGGGAAAACTACAATAATGCCTTCTGGAACGGCTATCAGATGACATACGGTGACGGGGACGGCAAGTTTTTCATTCCGCTTTCCGCGGGCCTTGACGTAGCCGGACACGAAATGGCACACGGTGTCACCAGCCATTCAGCCGGACTGAAATACAGGTTCCAATCAGGTGCGCTGAATGAAGCTTTCTCTGATATTTTCGGGGCACTCATTGATGAAGAAGACTGGGAAGTGGGAGAGGATATCATGGCAGATGAGGCTGTGGCTTCAGGAAGAGAATCACTTCGCAGTCTGAGTGACCCATCGAAATATCCTGTCGGAAGTGCTTATGTCCCTTATGGTGATGGCAGCGGTATGTACCCTTCCCATATGGACGAGTACTATGATTTGCCGATTGAGCTTGATAACGGCGGTGTCCATATCAATTCCTCAATCATCAACCATGCTGCTTATATTACCGGTAAACAGATCGGAAAAGAAGCGCTCGGGCAGATTTATTATCGCGCACTCACTGTTTACTTGACGCCGGAGTCCAACTTCAGTGAGGCAAGAAGCAGCATTATCCAGTCAGCCGTCGACCTTTATGGCGAAGGAAGTGAAGAAGCACGGGCGGCAGCGGATGGATTTAATCAAGTGGGCATAACGGAATAA
- a CDS encoding Gfo/Idh/MocA family protein: MKVGIIGLGHIAQKAYLPLLAATPGIDLVLATRNKTTLQKLSSKYRISETASSIGELAQKNIEAAFVHSATEVHPEMVDELLRHNIHVFVDKPLSLNYEEAEKLTRLADRRNLILMTGFNRRFAPMYRQMKEVKDRQLIVMQKNRFHLPGDIRHFIFNDYIHVVDTLRFLIPGSIGDMHVHGIIKKGLLHQAVLQLSGSGFTAIGIMNRDSGITEEKLEVSGPGVKRAVKELTDGSYFHDETEEALKFGGWDSTLYKRGFVDMIAEFLNAAATGNIPSPSAFDSLQTHELCEKITRRLEGQLNP, translated from the coding sequence ATGAAAGTCGGTATAATAGGGCTTGGACATATCGCACAAAAAGCATATTTGCCGCTGCTCGCTGCAACACCAGGAATTGATCTTGTTTTGGCCACCAGAAACAAAACAACATTGCAGAAGTTAAGCAGCAAATATCGCATTTCCGAAACGGCATCTTCCATCGGGGAACTCGCCCAGAAAAATATTGAGGCCGCTTTTGTCCATTCCGCAACAGAGGTTCATCCAGAAATGGTGGATGAACTGCTGCGGCACAATATTCATGTGTTCGTGGATAAGCCATTAAGCCTTAACTATGAAGAAGCGGAAAAACTGACCCGGCTTGCGGATCGGCGCAATCTTATTTTAATGACAGGTTTCAACAGAAGGTTTGCACCCATGTACAGGCAAATGAAAGAGGTCAAAGACCGGCAGCTGATCGTTATGCAAAAGAACCGTTTTCACCTGCCAGGTGATATTCGGCATTTCATATTTAACGACTACATCCATGTAGTAGATACGCTCCGTTTTTTGATTCCTGGCAGTATTGGAGACATGCATGTGCACGGCATCATTAAAAAAGGGCTGCTCCATCAGGCTGTCCTTCAGCTTTCCGGCAGCGGATTCACGGCGATCGGCATCATGAACCGCGACAGCGGCATAACGGAAGAAAAACTGGAAGTATCCGGCCCAGGCGTGAAACGGGCCGTCAAGGAACTTACAGACGGATCCTATTTTCATGATGAAACCGAAGAAGCTTTAAAATTTGGAGGCTGGGATTCAACATTATACAAACGCGGCTTTGTTGATATGATTGCCGAATTCCTAAATGCCGCAGCCACCGGCAATATCCCGTCTCCGAGTGCTTTCGATTCACTCCAGACCCATGAACTATGTGAAAAAATAACCCGCCGATTGGAAGGTCAGCTTAACCCGTAA